The nucleotide window TGGGCGGCAGACCGGATCCTTGACCAGACGACTGGCCATCACTCCCCAGCGCAGCTTGGATACTGTCCAAGAACCCAGTATTCCCATAAACCTGCGACATGTCCCTTTGTAATCTGTTAGCTCTCATTCCCACACTTCCCATCATTAGAACCtaccacatcatcacccccccaaaactcGCAAACCCCTTCACataccccaccacccccttcaacacctccccattcacataccccctccccgccgcctgACTCCCCGGCACCCCCAACAAAACCTTCACCCCCTTATTCTTACTCTCCTCCCTAGCCCACCGATCCCACCTCTCAAAGTTGAACTGGCTCTCAcccttcccatcaccacccccagaaGCCTCCCAACTATTAACCCCACACCAATTATTATAAAACTGCACCATCACAAAATCAaaccccaccccatccatcaacccccccatcgcCGCATCAGGAAACGGGCACTGCGGCGCACCACTCATGTAAAACTTTTTCTTCCCACCATCCgcatccatcaacctcctcaactcccccacAAAATCAACCATATTCACCGCCACAGCCTCCAAGTCAATATCAAACCCATCTATCACCGCATCCCCAAACGGTCTTTCCACCTTTGaaccctccttcttcggtCCAAACATCTCCCATACCGCCCCCGCCATCTGGACCGCCTcggcgggggaggaaaaACCCCCTTCGGTGTAAGTTGCTCCCCCGATAGACAAGAGTATAGATTTGTTGTGGGCCGTCTGGCAGGTTTGGATGTCTTCTTCGAGCTGAGGGCAGGAGAGGAGCTGGCTACCGGAGAAGAGGGTGCAATTGTCGCCCGCGTTGGCAAAGTTGATTGTCGTGGAGGGGGTCTTGATCGTGtagaggaaggcgagggggatgatgttaatgggggtgttggcgcAGTAGTAGGAGAGGCGTTGCTGGCCACccgaggtgagggagatggagtttTGGCCTGGGACTCAGATGATTAGGAGAGAAAAGTtcgggatggaggggagttGGGAGAGAAACATACCCCAGTAGACGGCGATGTTGTTTGAGGCGGTGGGGTCGAAGCCCGCGAGGACTTtgttggagagagaaaggaTGATGCCgcagagggcgaggagattGCGAGATCGAAGCATTTTTGGTGAACAACAAGTTCAAGGTTGTGGGAATTGAAAGGTTTGAAGGTCGTGGTTGGCGCTTGTCGAGGTGAATCTTGAATTGTAAATCGCTTGCCGACGTGCCCGCTATCTTCGAGAAATTCGATAACTGCCAAAGTACCTCGAGAATTGAACTGGTTCAGGCTGCCTGCTCACTGAGTCGCTCCTTCCATGTGTGGTGTTCTTACCTGACGTGATAGCCTGACATCGATACTCACCTCATCCCTGCACCTCATCTTATGTCCTTCCTCTCGCAGGCAGTAACTTGAAAACTAAAAGGGAAAAAAGTCAGGGAATTTCACCCGATCTTTCACCTCAAAGTTTGGTAACTCCAACAACATGGCCACTGGGTCAAATCTGCTACGTTACACCCTGGCAAAAAACACAGTCCAAACGATTGAGCTGTTCACATCTCACAGATTACACACCTCATGTAGGATCGTCTTTTAACCTCAGCCGTGATCAATATCTGTGGCATATGAAGGGATTTGGTGTATCCGTGATCGGAGGATATTGGATCGAAGCCGCCTCCTAATGGCCGGTGGAACATGATAACAACACAACATTTCATGTACACAAGAGAGCCGCTGAAATGTTGAAATGAGCGGGGTATTAAAGGAATCGGGAGATAGTGATCGTTGCATTTCGGGATCCGAGGCTACCTTGGGTATCTTGCGGTCAGATGCCTGTTCACATGCTCTGTGTTTGGTAGTTTGAGAAGAGCCGCTTGTCTCCTGCAACGTAGGATTTCGGACCTGTGAAAGCCTTTCAAAATCACTGTTCCCGAGTCAACCGTGATCGCTGGAAGTACCTTCGTAGGGCAAGCATGTACTCTGGTTTGGATATTGGTACCCAATTCTAAAGAGGCTCCATCTGCCCATCGCCCTGGACGATCTCTGAGAAGAGCGATCGAAACCGATGATCAACATTACTGGTAAATCTCAACATTAAAcaacaaaaagcaaaatGAAATTCGGCAGGTTGGAGTACTCCAGACCTCCCACATGACAGCCCGGTACATCCACACCAACATTGATACAAGTCCAAAAAAGACCACCCGTTGCTTGCCATAAGTACCCGAATTCCTGGTTCCACCGAAAAGACTGGACTCGATCTGTACCCATACGCAACATATTGATGAATAGCCTTGCACAAAGCTTGTTCCGTGGAGTTATTGACTTTCCTTCCTGTCTCTTGAAACTAGGCTTGATACATCACAGAATAACAACCTTGGAGCCCACCTCCCGAGCAAGCttcaagcagcagccaaggCAAGCTTTCTTTCGCAGAATAACCAACGACTGGAATTCGAAGCTCAAATCCGTCGGTACAAGCGGGTCAGACAGGGCAAAGAATGTCATCTCGTCATTCCCGTCCCCAGCAACGACATCGACGACGTTGAGTCCACGTGCACGTCTGCGCTCACGATGACGGCCTCGCTGACAGCCACCTTCAAGTTCGGTTCCCTGCCCATGATCACCCATAGTTTCAGCAATTTCGCTGTCTATGAGCGGACTTATGAAGCGGGCGGCCGGGTCCGGTTCAGTCAGTTTGGTATCAGGCGGGTGCTCGCATCGGTTGAGAATCAGGGCGTTTGCTAGATTGCGCAGTATTCTTCCGGGATCTCTTGTGACCAAAAGAGCAAGGATGTTCGCGACCAAAATTGCTAGCTTTCGAAGGAACTCTTTAGATTGAGAAGTAACGTTCTGAGTGTGGACGCGCACCTGGGGAAGTCGGTAATAAGGTTTCGAGGGTCGAGACTGCGAAGATCTGGCGGAGAAGTGGCGCTAAACAGAAGAGCACATGCCATGCCAACTGTTCTTTCGCCAGGGAGTGGTGAGAGTTTCTGACCACGAACCTTGTGGGTTTGGTAGTTGGGATGCTTCAAGTTGGATCTTGGGCAGTCAAGAGGGCTATTCCAGAGTTCAAGCTTTTGTAAAACTTGCCGAAGAGCATATGGTATGCCCTCCTCCATTGCTTGCTTGGCGTGACCATGATTCAGCCCAAGTTTGTTGAGTAGTAGGTGCCCATAGGTACTCAACCTGACCATTCCAAATATCGGAGGCGGGGAACCAGGCCCCGCCACAAGTTCTGACAAAGCCCCTATTGAAAGAATGGGTAATCACCTTAAATGTCGAAATATCCCTAGCGTGACCCTTCTGAATTATGTTGATGACGACTATTGAGCCGGGTTGCTCTAGCCCGACCGTACCATCGGCATGAGCAATGCTGGGAGGGATGCCCAAGCACCACTTGGTAAAGGCGGCTGTCCATGCAGCGAATGATGTAGAAGTTTCTATGACGATGCGAGTGACCTCAGTCGGCCGGAGCGTTTTATCAGCAGCCGACTCCTCTAACATCGCGTGCACAGTAAGACCACTGTTGAAAGTATCCATCACCGAAATAAGACTGCAGATTAGACCCAAGAAATGCAATCCAGCGAGACTGCGGCCAAAACGGGCCACACTGTCGTTTGCCGCAAATCCAACCGTGACCTGGAGGAAGCTCAACACAGCTGGCGGAGGGGTGGGCACCACGCCGTGTTCCTTCTTTCGACGCGTCTCGATGCTCATTGCGATTGTGTTTCCGAAATGCTCACAGGCCAAAATGGCAAGGGGTTGAATGTTATCCGATGTTTCTGCTGCAGGACACCTCTCGCGATAGTGATTCCAGACTGAGCAGTGGTATCCAGGCTCCGTTGTGGTAAGATGGACATGGTCGAGTAATCTGTACGAGTCAGTCGAGAGGAACATGACGATCACCTGTGAGAGTCAAGGACGTACCaaatgttgttgtttttttgacTCGATTCAAACGCCTCCTAAGACTGTGGATGTGTGTTTGGTAACAGAGATTGTATGTAACATGGAGTTGCTCGTGATTGCGTCCCGGTAGCGAAAGATCATGATTGTATCCAGACAAAAGTTAGAGGCGTGGTTATCAACCAACATTTCAAGCGATCTGTGTTGAGTTGAGAAGAAAACGATTCAAGTGACCATTTTAGACGGGAGCACACATGTGTTTTCCTGCTGGAAGGAGCGCACTTGGTGGTGCCTTCCACAATGGAACAAGCTTTCCAGTTTGAACTCGATGCTTTCTGCCCACTCCACTTCAACtatctcccccacccccatcaccctccttaTTATCATACGGTTTCTGCGCAAaccaaaaataaaagtaataatacCTATGCACCTTCCCATCCATaaccgcctccctcaccttcgcACTAAAGACCTCTCTCTCCACTGCATCCATCCCCAAGTTTGCAAAGGCTTTCCCCAGCGCTGATAAGCTCTGCAACGCGGCCTCTTTCACATACAGCCCAATCAACCTCATCGTTTTATCTTTAGGCCACGTTCCCACTggtgtcttcttcttgacacAGGTAATATTGACGAAACCAGCTCGTTCAAGAAAGTTGCCCACCACAACCGGCATGTTCAAATTCATTCCAAACTTGGCCATAGCTTCCACACATAAAGCCCAGAATTTCTTCATCACGTCCGTCTCGTGGTCCATGGTTCCGTCGTCACAACGAGGTTCCCCATGTGATTCTTGAAATTCGATCCAGCCTCCTGGTTTGAGGTGTCTGTTTGCTTTGTCAGCCTCATATTTCATCGGCAAAAAGGGGAACACATACTGATAGATCTGGTCCACCGCCTTCTGCAAATCCCTCAGCACAAGCGCCATGCCCCTTAAATGCACAAAGTCCCATTCTGACCCGTTCGCCCACTCGTCTTCGACATCGTCAATCATGAACCTGACATTTGGCGGCACCCACTGTGGTTGGATCGGTGAGAGATCGAGTCCCAAGATTTCAGCCCCAGGGAACAGGTCCCCCATCTCGATAGCCCAGATTCCTGTGCCGGTCCCAATATCAATGATCTTTTGTGGGTTGGGTCCAATGGGTGAAAGGTAGAGTTTCCCGTCCTTTCGACACAAAACAATGTTAGTGAATAATTACCTAAGGGGCAATAAAGGGGCAACCCACCGTcaactccatcatcatcgcaTGCTTCATATCCTCCCTATTCTGCTCCTGATCATCATTTGGAATTGGGTACCTCCCATATCGATAAGAATGATATCTCCTCCCATTCTCATACGTATGTGCATAAATGCTCGATGTCACCGACGTCGAAGCCTTGGACGACCCGTCCCATCCCTCAGCCAAGaactcgtcttcttcctcagggccctcctcagcctcgatTGAATTAGGGAATTGCTCTGTCTGCCGTCTCCCATCGACTGTTTTTTGCGAAAATGCTTCATCTTCCGGTATCGGGCCCGGTGTTGACGGTTGCGGTGGTTTTGGCGACGATCTTTTCGTctgtggtggtagtggtggttCTACATGTGAGGGGTCATCGGATGGCCCCCTTTGGGGTTCTGAAAGTCCTGACATCGGAGAGCTGTGCCGACCGTTGACGTCAACCGGGATTTAATGCACGTCACCGCGGGATGATTGTCGAGGATTCAGGAAGGAAATTTCCGCGAAGCTTTTGgtccgtcgtcgtcggtctCAGGATCGATATCGAGATCACAGAATCGGAGCCTTTTCTCGTTTTTCGGCAGCTTCAAGAAATGACGGAGTGAAAGATTAACAAAATACCGTCAGACCCGACAGGACACACAGCTGGaatgcggtggtggtggtggttgggacgGGTCGTCGGTTTGGCTATATAAAACATTAATATCCGCGTGCCACCTGGGCGGGcgcccatcaccatcgctTATGGAGCCCAGCCGACTTTTTGCGGTAGACAGGATGCACGGCAGCGCCATGGCTTTGATCTGTCGGGCCGTGGTCTCCGTCGGAGGGTTTTTAGCTGTCAATCTGTCGTAGAGGAGCCGTGGTCCCAGCGCTGGGGTTCAACACCAGGTTGAAAAATCAGAGCAGCTTGGTTGAAAGAATCGGCGAGATTCAGTCCGCTTACATTTCGGGAAAACGCTCTCTCGTTCGCGTCTGCAAAAGTGATAAGACCATGGAAGTTCCGCATAAAAGTGCCTTCCCATTCAAGACAGGTTTCTTTGCCTTCCATCACATCTTGCATCTGCACGAGAGTGGGAATACTGGCAATGCAGCCGCCCGTCATGGCCAATCAGAGTCAAGATATCTGGACTTTTATCCCCTGTCCTCCCAACCTTTGAAGCCGTGATGTTTGGTTCTCTGCTTCGTTTAATTCTAGTAATGCAACGACCGGCGGCACGTACACAACGCCAAAATGCTGCTACCCGATCAGATCAGCCTGCCAGACCTGCCATAGCTTTTTCTCGGAGGTCGATCAAACGGCTTTAAAGAGtagaggtggtgaggtttttAACTCAAAGTCAGATAATCAAGATATGGTTATGTTGATCAATGTGGCTGACCAATGCACGTCTAGTGCAACACTACAATTCTCTACGTCTAGTAGTGATCAGCCTATGTTTGTCTAGACTTGCGATCTGTTGTTTCGTGAGACAGGTCCTGCATATGGCCTCCTGTCTGACAACCTTTGAGAAATTGAGATGACAGTAGCGTGCGTCGTGAGACTTTTTTGATTCTCTTGTTCAAAGACCGAGATGTCGATCCATGTCAGCTGGCCTTTATCTAATCCTGGAAGCTATTCGGGACCCAGCAGCCT belongs to Podospora bellae-mahoneyi strain CBS 112042 chromosome 6, whole genome shotgun sequence and includes:
- a CDS encoding hypothetical protein (EggNog:ENOG503P7S6); translated protein: MFLSTDSYRLLDHVHLTTTEPGYHCSVWNHYRERCPAAETSDNIQPLAILACEHFGNTIAMSIETRRKKEHGVVPTPPPAVLSFLQVTVGFAANDSVARFGRSLAGLHFLGLICSLISVMDTFNSGLTVHAMLEESAADKTLRPTEVTRIVIETSTSFAAWTAAFTKWCLGIPPSIAHADGTVGLEQPGSIVVINIIQKGHARDISTFKVITHSFNRGFVRTCGGAWFPASDIWNGQVEYLWAPTTQQTWAESWSRQASNGGGHTICSSASFTKA
- a CDS encoding hypothetical protein (COG:H; EggNog:ENOG503NZFC), which gives rise to MSGLSEPQRGPSDDPSHVEPPLPPQTKRSSPKPPQPSTPGPIPEDEAFSQKTVDGRRQTEQFPNSIEAEEGPEEEDEFLAEGWDGSSKASTSVTSSIYAHTYENGRRYHSYRYGRYPIPNDDQEQNREDMKHAMMMELTDGKLYLSPIGPNPQKIIDIGTGTGIWAIEMGDLFPGAEILGLDLSPIQPQWVPPNVRFMIDDVEDEWANGSEWDFVHLRGMALVLRDLQKAVDQIYQHLKPGGWIEFQESHGEPRCDDGTMDHETDVMKKFWALCVEAMAKFGMNLNMPVVVGNFLERAGFVNITCVKKKTPVGTWPKDKTMRLIGLYVKEAALQSLSALGKAFANLGMDAVEREVFSAKVREAVMDGKVHRYYYFYFWFAQKPYDNKEGDGGGGDS
- the CHT2_2 gene encoding Chitinase 2 (CAZy:GH18; EggNog:ENOG503NVBP; COG:G), whose amino-acid sequence is MLRSRNLLALCGIILSLSNKVLAGFDPTASNNIAVYWGQNSISLTSGGQQRLSYYCANTPINIIPLAFLYTIKTPSTTINFANAGDNCTLFSGSQLLSCPQLEEDIQTCQTAHNKSILLSIGGATYTEGGFSSPAEAVQMAGAVWEMFGPKKEGSKVERPFGDAVIDGFDIDLEAVAVNMVDFVGELRRLMDADGGKKKFYMSGAPQCPFPDAAMGGLMDGVGFDFVMVQFYNNWCGVNSWEASGGGDGKGESQFNFERWDRWAREESKNKGVKVLLGVPGSQAAGRGYVNGEVLKGVVGYVKGFASFGGVMMWDMSQVYGNTGFLDSIQAALGSDGQSSGQGSGLPPTQTASQTTIPTSLPSSQLDSLLSSLLSSQTSFVTITTTAVVSATATEFSTKEVPSPTTASVKSTSGSSTPTGAPVPHWGTCGGIYHLGSTVCESPYQCVVLSVWYSQCL